Genomic DNA from Bacteroidota bacterium:
GGCAAACCGTAGCGCCCAAATTAGTAAAGTCGGTGCAGGAAATGCTGCACGAACTGGGCATGCCCAACGCCACGCTGGAAGTACACATGAGCGAAGAAACTACCCTTCGTGAAAGCGGCACCGATAAGGTAAACTTCCTGTTCAGCGCCAACAAAGGCATGGCCGCACAGCCGCTGAGCAAAGTAGCTTCGGGCGGCGAACTCTCGCGCCTCATGCTCAGCCTCAAAGCCCTGCTGGCCAAACACACCGCGCTGCCCACCATCATCTTCGATGAAATTGACACCGGCATTTCGGGCGATATTGCCGCACGTACCGGACTCATTATGGAACAAATGGGCAAAAACCTGCAGGTCATTGCCATCACCCACTTGCCACAGGTAGCAAGCCGTGGCAAAAATCATTTGTTTGTATATAAGCAGGAAGGCAAACAACGCACCGAAACCAGTATCCGCACCCTCAACGGCGATGAACGCGTGCAGGAAATAGCCAAAATGCTCAGCACCGGCAAGCCCGGCGAAGCCGCGCTGAAGAACGCAAAGGAGTTGTTGGGGAAGTAGTGAAGTACATTACTGAATAATTACTTTTTCATTGTACATCACTGAGCCGCATTGCAGGCGAAGTATATAAATGCCCGGTGCTAAGTTTGACGTATCGAGTTTGAACGAACGAGCACCGGGAGTTTGTAAGCCTTGCTGCACATTCGCCACTTCAGCACCCAGGTAATTATACAGTTGATACGAAACATGAACTGCGGCTGGCAGAGAATACTCCACATTCAGAAAATGAGTGGCCGGATTGGGATAACATTTAAATGTAGCGGATGCCGCATTTGTTTGAACGCTTAACGGCGTGCAAAGCCCCGGAATACTATCGTCAAGCCACTGCAAACGAATACGGATCCAGTTTTTGAGCGAATCCAGTTCGCCATAGTATGTAGTGGCAACCGGTCCGTCGTCTGGTGCGGGGCCGCTTATGCCTAATATCGGCCATTTCTGAAAATGCCGGGCCTGCGCATGCTGCACAAGTTGCCCGATACTGTCGATATACGCAAAAAGATAGGTCGTGTCCAGAATTGTTTGCCGGTATTGCTCATAGGTGCAGCGCAGTTCATTGGCAAACGTGCTGTCCTGCAACAAACGTACATACCAGCCGGTTGAATAGTTGTCAGTAAAACAGTCATTTATCTTATGCGCCCAGCCGGCTCCGTTGTTGGCCTGAAAAATGGAACAGATCGCCATATTTTTCCAAGCCCAGTCGAAATCCCAAACCGGCCCGGCCTGCAGTTTGCCGCCATTCGAGAATTTATCCTTGTGAAAGAATACACTCTTCTTAAACCCGTCGGCACTGCGCGCCACTTCATTTACAATAAAATAGTCGATAAACGACTTTGTGTCCATGTAGTTGCGGTATCCGGTAGCTGTATCGGCAAAATTGCTGCTGTAAAGCGCCGTTTCCAAACTGTCGATAAACGCGGCGATATACGTTTTCTGAGCGGGCATAATGGCAAACTGATCAGGGTATTCATACACAAAATGCACATCAAAACCAGGATGATCAATGGGCGAATAATTGGACTGGAAGCTGTTGTTTGCATTCCAGTAGTTCTGCTGCAAAATATACCCGCCGGTCAGCTCATCGCCCAGCGTATCCTGCGGATTCAAACGCGCAATGTTTACACGGTTGGCATCACGTTTTATCTTTTCACCAATTACATAAATACCTTTATAGGAACTGTCCACAAGCACTTCGCACAATTGTGCACGCGGTGTGTAGTTTCCCATTTCACCAAACAAATGATATGAAATAAGATTTTTTACCAGCGAACGGTCATTGTAATTTGATAACAGCACCCAGTCGTTTTCGGGCGGCATGCCCAGTATCGGCACATTGTTATTTCCTCCGGCCGAATCTCTTGTTTCAAACCCATACGGACTTTGCGGATAACCCGCAGAGGTCAGTCCGCGAATTTCGATACCCACGTGACCGTTGTATATATTGGCACTGTCGTTGATATAAGTAATCGTATTCGGACCATTGTATTTGATTTCCATCAAACAGCTAATCTTCGTGTCTTCAATAATGGTTTGATTCAGAGTGTGAATGATCACTATGGGTAATTCAGAACTATCAAGCCGCACAGTGCCAAGATCAGTTACACAAATTTCAAAACTGCCCGAAGCTCCGTTCCAGCCAAAAGCCTGAATGTAAATTCTTGAACCGGGAGTCAGGTCGTAGGCAAGCAGATAGGAATAATAGCCGTTTCCTCCGTCATCATCACAAGCCGTAAACTGCGGAACAGTGCAGGATGTATCTGTCCAGATGGCGAGCCCGGTATCATTGATAGTACCGCTGTCGGTTTCAATAGCCAGATTGCCCGAAGCCGGAACAAGCATGGTAAACCACACATCGCCTCCCTGATAATTGGCGCAGTTTGGATTTAGTCCGCTGCCCGGAAAACCAATATTGCTGGTAAAGATGCACTGTCCGGTATCAATCGGAATTGCCGTGCACGGATGGCTGCCTTGCAGAAGCGGTGTATTGCAATTGCCTATGGAAGAAAATACATTGCCTGTATCCGGGTTTGGCCCATCCTGAAAAACAATATTCCAGGAAGAGTCCTGAAGCGTGTACGAGTTCTCGTTTTCATAAGCTCCTGCTGTGTAAACTACAGTAAGGCTATCGCCGTTGCATACAGAAAAAACGGCAGCACTTCCAAAGTTGACGGCGCTGTATGTTCCGGTTAGTGTATTATTCACGAAAACCTGAAGGGAGGCTCCATTCCAGCCGTCGCCATAACTGTCGTTCATCGTTAACCGGTAATTGCAGCATTGTGCATGAAGGACTTCAAATTGAAGGCTCAACAAACAAACGAGCAAAAGAAAGCGGATGCGGATACTTTTCATGGCTGGATATAGCTGCACTTAGAGGAACAATGGCTTGAAACGGGTATCGTTTACCAACCTGAAATAAGTATGGGTGTAACGATTTAGTGTTTTTCAAATGTACTGTATTTCAGCGGAATAAGAATAGGGTGGAAGTTAGGGGGAGAAATTTTATGTGCTATCGGGGTAAACGTGTTGAGCCGGGCATATTACTTAAAAGCCTTTTTTGTGGCAACGGTGTAAAATTGGAACAGAAAAATTGGGAAGATAACCCGGAGCATCGGCTATACCGGATATAAAAATGTGGTTAGGTGATAAACGTGTCCGGGAACTGCCATTCTCCCGCAAATCGTATATTTACCCCGTCAAAAAGAACCAGAAACTAACTTTATGGCTAACAACCTGCTTAAAGGAAAACGCGGCATCATTTCAGGTGCGCTTGATCATAACTCGATTGCCTGGAAAGTGGCTGAACGCGCGCATGCCGAAGGCGCTCAGTTTACACTGACCAATGCCCCCATTGCCATGCGCATGGGCGAAATCAACAAACTGGCTGAGGCAACCGGCTCCAAAATCATTCCGGCTGATGCTACCAGTGTGGACGATCTGAAGGCGCTCTTTGAACAATCGCAGGAGGCGCTGGGCGGTAAAATTGATTTTGTGCTGCATTCCATCGGCATGTCGCCCAACATCCGCAAAGGCAAGCCTTACAGTGATCTTAATTACGAATTCTTCAATAAAAGTCTGGATGTGAGCGCACTTTCGCTGCATAAAATGCTGCAGGTGGCTTACCAGATGGATGCCATTGCCGAATGGGGCTCGGTGGTTGCGCTTTCGTACATTGCCGCACAGCGCACCTTTCCGTTTTATACCGATATGGCTGATGCCAAAGCACTGCTCGAATCCATCACCCGCAGTTTTGGCTACCACTATGGCAAACACCGCAAAGTGCGTATAAACACCATTTCGCAGTCGCCCACCAAAACCACGGCGGGTGGCGGTATTGCCGGTTTTGAAGACTTCTTCGGTTTCGCTGATCAGATGTCGCCCCTGGGCAACGCCAGTGCCGATGCCTGCGCTGATTACTGCGTTACACTCTTCTCTGATTTTACCCGTATGGTAACCATGCAAAACCTCTTCCATGATGGCGGCTACTCAATGACCGGCATCAGCAGCGAGGTAATGGATATGTTTGGCAAAAAAGCATGAGCGGTTTCCATTCATTGAATACTTTACACAAAAAAGCGGCAGATAGAAATACCTGCCGCTTTTTCTTTTGTGGTTGTATTGCGTAAACCCGTCAGGGCGACTGCTTAAGCAGTTTAATATCCTTGCGCTGTTCGCTCATGGCGCCAATATCAAATACAATTATTGTTTCGATAAGCTGTTTGCAGCCGGGTGCATCTACGGTCATTACATATTTACCGGGTGGCAGGGCCAGTACAAAACGGCCGGTGCGGGCATTGGGTTTGTAATCGCCCACCATTTCCTGTGTTTTAACATTGGTTACACTCATTACTACCTTCGAAAAATCAAACGCCGAATCGGGCGGAAGAATGGTGCCAACCACGGCTGTAAAGCTTTCCTGCTGTACTTCGTTAAACACTACGCGCCAGATGTCGAGGTCGCCCATGCCACCTTCTCTCGCAGCCGAAACATAGGCCACACGGTTGTTTTCGGTAAACGAAATGGTGCGGTTGTCTTCGGGCGTGTTAAGCGGATAGCCGAGGTTTTGCGGCGTGCTCCAGGTGTTTTCTTCCTCGTTCCATACGCTCATAAATAAATCGAAACCGCCCATGCTGTTGTGCCCTTCGGAGGCAAAATACAAGGTGTGTCCGTCGGGCGACATAAACGGGAAGTCTTCGCGGTAGGGGGTGTTAAGTGCGCTCAGGTTTTGCGCCTTGCTCCATTCACCGTTAGGTAGTTTGCGGCAAATCCAGATGTCGGTTTCCCCTTCGCCACCTTCACGGCGGCTGGCAAAGTAAATCTGGTTGCCATCGGGCGAGAGGCTGGCGGCCGTTTCAAAGCCTTCGTTAATGCTGGTGGCCATCTTTACAGGCTTGCCCGGCGATTTACCGCAGGGCGAAAGGTAAATATCGCCCGCCGTGCTGATGTTGTCGATATAAACCGTCATCCAGCTTCCATCGGCCGAAAGTCCGGTGGTTTGCTCATCATACGTGCCGTTTACCTGCCCGCCGGCATTTTTTGCCTTTTGAAACAATCCGTTTTGCGAGCGGGTAATCCAGATGTCAGACGCATAGTAACCATCCATCTCTACCGAGCCTGCGCCTAAATTCCCCTTGCGACGCGAAGTATAAACGAGCATCGACTCATCGGAGGTAACAAACGGATAGTAGTCGGGAAATTCAGAATTCACTTCCTTACCGGCGTTTTCAAAGGTCACATTCAGCGGACGTTTCACCAGCAGTTTGGCATTCTGACATTGGGAAATACCCATTTGTGCTTTGGCTTTGTCTTTGGCCGCACTCACTTTGGCGCTGTAGGTCTGATAGGCTTTTATCGCATCATCAAACTTGTAATCGAAATGGTAGGCCTGGCCGAGATAATACCAGTTCTCTATATCGGTATTGGGCTGTTTGGTGAGGTATTCGAAAAACGGGATGGCTTCTTTTTTGGCAATGTTGGTGCGCAGGTAACAAATGCCGGCGCGCTGATTGTACTCGGTGTGTTTATATTCTTTTTTGGCCAGCGCCACATACAGCGGAAGTGCCATCACGAAGTTCCCGTGCGAGAAATGTTCGGCCGCAAGCGCAGGATCAACAGCCGTTTTGGGCTGTGCGCGCAAAACTGCCGTCAGGCTAATGCAAATAATCAGCAAAACAGAACGCAGCAGAATCGTTCTCACGGGGTAGATAGCAGTGTGTTGAATTGGTCTCAGTTGGGTAGGTTTGGTAGTTGTTAAGCAAATGCCATACCGTACTGTTCAAAGATAGAAAAAACGGGCTTTTTGAAGCCCGTTTTTATAGGTTTGTAAACAGAAATCAGGATAAAAATTCCTGAAAACCGATCAGTTTTTTGCACAGTTACTGAATCATAAGGCGTTGTGAACCACGGCCGGCGGTTGTTGTCACACGTATTACATATGCGCCTGCTGGCAATGTTTCAATATTCATGGAAAGCAAGGAGGTGCCCCTGCCTGCTGACCAGCTCATGCATACACGTCCGCTTACATCCATAATTTCTACAAGGCCGTTTTCATCAGTGGCAGGCATTTGTACAAACACCGCATCATTTGCCGGGTTGGGAAATACGTTAAATGAGAATGACTGTTCATTTTCTGCTACCCCCACCGCAGTATTTACCCATATAAAACGCAGGCCGGATATGGGTTTTATGGAGGAGGTCATTGTAAGTGATCCGTTGTTGCTGATTGATGCGGTGCTTTGCTGCCAGCTTGTGGTTGATGTGCGCGAATTAAAATCGCTATTCAGTATGCCGCGCAATCCAACCTGATAGGTATAAGCGTTTGCGGAGGCCGAAAGCACATCATAAGCCATTTCCACCGTGTTGCTGGTTTCGTGAAGAATAATTTGAAAGTTAAAACAATCAATAAATCCGTTGTTTGCAAAACGCCCCACATTGCGCCACTGAATTACACACTGCCGGTTGGGGGCAATCCCCACGGTTTCCACACGTATTTCGCCAAGGCAGGTGTAAGTAAAAGCAGTTGTGGTTGACAGGGCATTCTGACTCAGAATCAGCGTATTTCCGTTAATTGCGGTAACTGTTGTGCCGGCAGGAAGATTTGTTGCACTAATAATGCAACCCACATAAATTCCCGGAGGTAATTGGGTACAAACCATCTGGTCAGAACCACTGGTTGTGGAAGCGGTAAAGGTAAAGCCCAGCCTTAAATCTGAACCTAAGGCCGAAATAATGTTACCCGTACTCAAGCCTGAAATTGGGAAATACGCACTTGGGGGATTAGAATTACCCATTGTAATGTAGCCATTTGAGCTTACCGCAAACTGCGTATAGTTCACATTATTGTAGTTGAACGTGAAGCCAATATTATTAAGTGAAAAAGTAGCATCATCAGCTGTACCTGCAATAATTAAAGAGCCTGCATTAATGAAACTGAATGGTGCTGTATCCTGTGAGAATACATAGGTTGAAGCCACCTGCGCGTGCACATGAACGGAAAGCCCCAGCGTTAATGCCAGAAAATAAATATGTTTCATTGGTTTGGAGGGATTAATGAGCTAATAAATTTAGTCTTTTTGATGAACTTGTCAAATGGATCTTCACGTGTAGTCGCAGCATTCTGCACGGTAAATAAATACGGCTGCTTCGAAACAAAGCAGCCGTATCTGTTTAAGTTCACTAAAGTGTGATTAATATCCTCTGATTTTCACATACTGGTACTTCTCATAGACCTCACGTTTTTTTTCAAAATCAGAACGATAGGTGGGGCCGAGTACGTATGCATTCACTTTTACCCATTTCACTTTCGACATGTCCACGCCGCGTGCTTCGAGCGCACTGTTTATTACTTTCTGTGCCTTGGCGGCTCGGTCTTCTGCAAGGGCCTTGTTGCTTTCAAAACGGCGGGTAGGGACTTGTGAAGCGGCTGCAGTAACACGGAATCTGATGCTGCCGTATTTATTGATGTGCGCAACACAGCTGTCGATGAATTTTTTGAAGTCTTCATCCTGCGGATCAATACCCGAGATGTTGTATTTAAAATGCATCTCAAAGCTAAGATTCTTTGTTGATGTGAGTTCGGCCCTTACATC
This window encodes:
- a CDS encoding CotH kinase family protein, translated to MNDSYGDGWNGASLQVFVNNTLTGTYSAVNFGSAAVFSVCNGDSLTVVYTAGAYENENSYTLQDSSWNIVFQDGPNPDTGNVFSSIGNCNTPLLQGSHPCTAIPIDTGQCIFTSNIGFPGSGLNPNCANYQGGDVWFTMLVPASGNLAIETDSGTINDTGLAIWTDTSCTVPQFTACDDDGGNGYYSYLLAYDLTPGSRIYIQAFGWNGASGSFEICVTDLGTVRLDSSELPIVIIHTLNQTIIEDTKISCLMEIKYNGPNTITYINDSANIYNGHVGIEIRGLTSAGYPQSPYGFETRDSAGGNNNVPILGMPPENDWVLLSNYNDRSLVKNLISYHLFGEMGNYTPRAQLCEVLVDSSYKGIYVIGEKIKRDANRVNIARLNPQDTLGDELTGGYILQQNYWNANNSFQSNYSPIDHPGFDVHFVYEYPDQFAIMPAQKTYIAAFIDSLETALYSSNFADTATGYRNYMDTKSFIDYFIVNEVARSADGFKKSVFFHKDKFSNGGKLQAGPVWDFDWAWKNMAICSIFQANNGAGWAHKINDCFTDNYSTGWYVRLLQDSTFANELRCTYEQYRQTILDTTYLFAYIDSIGQLVQHAQARHFQKWPILGISGPAPDDGPVATTYYGELDSLKNWIRIRLQWLDDSIPGLCTPLSVQTNAASATFKCYPNPATHFLNVEYSLPAAVHVSYQLYNYLGAEVANVQQGLQTPGARSFKLDTSNLAPGIYILRLQCGSVMYNEKVIIQ
- a CDS encoding SDR family oxidoreductase, with the protein product MANNLLKGKRGIISGALDHNSIAWKVAERAHAEGAQFTLTNAPIAMRMGEINKLAEATGSKIIPADATSVDDLKALFEQSQEALGGKIDFVLHSIGMSPNIRKGKPYSDLNYEFFNKSLDVSALSLHKMLQVAYQMDAIAEWGSVVALSYIAAQRTFPFYTDMADAKALLESITRSFGYHYGKHRKVRINTISQSPTKTTAGGGIAGFEDFFGFADQMSPLGNASADACADYCVTLFSDFTRMVTMQNLFHDGGYSMTGISSEVMDMFGKKA
- a CDS encoding PD40 domain-containing protein, producing the protein MRTILLRSVLLIICISLTAVLRAQPKTAVDPALAAEHFSHGNFVMALPLYVALAKKEYKHTEYNQRAGICYLRTNIAKKEAIPFFEYLTKQPNTDIENWYYLGQAYHFDYKFDDAIKAYQTYSAKVSAAKDKAKAQMGISQCQNAKLLVKRPLNVTFENAGKEVNSEFPDYYPFVTSDESMLVYTSRRKGNLGAGSVEMDGYYASDIWITRSQNGLFQKAKNAGGQVNGTYDEQTTGLSADGSWMTVYIDNISTAGDIYLSPCGKSPGKPVKMATSINEGFETAASLSPDGNQIYFASRREGGEGETDIWICRKLPNGEWSKAQNLSALNTPYREDFPFMSPDGHTLYFASEGHNSMGGFDLFMSVWNEEENTWSTPQNLGYPLNTPEDNRTISFTENNRVAYVSAAREGGMGDLDIWRVVFNEVQQESFTAVVGTILPPDSAFDFSKVVMSVTNVKTQEMVGDYKPNARTGRFVLALPPGKYVMTVDAPGCKQLIETIIVFDIGAMSEQRKDIKLLKQSP
- a CDS encoding T9SS type A sorting domain-containing protein; this translates as MKHIYFLALTLGLSVHVHAQVASTYVFSQDTAPFSFINAGSLIIAGTADDATFSLNNIGFTFNYNNVNYTQFAVSSNGYITMGNSNPPSAYFPISGLSTGNIISALGSDLRLGFTFTASTTSGSDQMVCTQLPPGIYVGCIISATNLPAGTTVTAINGNTLILSQNALSTTTAFTYTCLGEIRVETVGIAPNRQCVIQWRNVGRFANNGFIDCFNFQIILHETSNTVEMAYDVLSASANAYTYQVGLRGILNSDFNSRTSTTSWQQSTASISNNGSLTMTSSIKPISGLRFIWVNTAVGVAENEQSFSFNVFPNPANDAVFVQMPATDENGLVEIMDVSGRVCMSWSAGRGTSLLSMNIETLPAGAYVIRVTTTAGRGSQRLMIQ